One Artemia franciscana chromosome 7, ASM3288406v1, whole genome shotgun sequence DNA segment encodes these proteins:
- the LOC136029206 gene encoding protein max-like produces the protein MPYDKYGEMSDDERDIDIESEEDDQHGYSSSGQGYSYSSSQPLDKRAHHNALERKRRDHIKDSFSCLRDSVPSLQGEKQASRAQILKKAADYIQFMRRKNSAHQQDIDDLKRQNEVLEQQIRALERAKASGKHVSLPGDDYDGRPGLFKKMKT, from the exons ATGCCTTATGACAAATATGGAGAAATGTCTGATGATGAAAGAGATATTGATATAGAAAGTGAG GAAGATGATCAGCATGGATATTCTTCATCTGGGCAAGGCTATTCTTACAGCTCTAGTCAG cctTTGGACAAACGAGCTCACCATAACGCCCTGGAGAGGAAAAGGAGAGACCACATTAAAGACAGTTTTTCTTGCTTGAGAGATTCCGTGCCGTCTCTTCAAGGAGAGAAG CAAGCAAGTAGagctcaaattttaaaaaaagctgctGATTATATCCAGTTTATGAGAAGGAAAAATTCTGCTCATCAGCAGGACATAGATGATTTGAAGCGACAAAATGAAGTACTTGAGCAGCAAA TTCGAGCGCTTGAGAGAGCAAAAGCTAGTGGGAAGCACGTTAGTCTGCCAGGAGATGACTATGATGGGCGTCCAGGACTTTTCAAGAAGATGAAGACATGA